The Acidobacteriota bacterium genome has a segment encoding these proteins:
- the murG gene encoding undecaprenyldiphospho-muramoylpentapeptide beta-N-acetylglucosaminyltransferase, which translates to MNKQSAVGNRQSAIDMRVIIAAGGTGGHIFPGVAIAREFKERDKSTEILFVGTARGLESKIVPREGFDLELMTVGALKGVSIFERIKSLAGLPASFVAARRILKRFKPDVVIGVGGYSSGPTLLMAALSRIPTMVVEPNAMPGFTNRVLARLVDAAALSFADAQKYFGDRGVVTGNPVRVDFARLAKKARGEKLNVLIFGGSQGARAINKAMIAALPLLAPRRDRLAITHQTGEPDFEIVRRAYSKAGFDSAAVKPFIHDMADQFARADLLVCRSGATTAAEVAAAGKAAIFVPFPFATDDHQRKNAEAFERAGAGRMILQKDLTPARLAEELNRLIDQPDEIDRMEETSRALGRADSTERAVDLAMTLV; encoded by the coding sequence GTGAACAAGCAATCGGCAGTCGGCAATCGACAATCGGCAATTGATATGAGGGTCATCATCGCGGCCGGTGGAACAGGCGGGCATATTTTTCCTGGCGTGGCCATCGCGCGCGAGTTCAAGGAGCGCGATAAGTCGACCGAGATTCTGTTCGTGGGCACCGCCCGCGGCCTCGAATCGAAAATCGTTCCTCGCGAGGGCTTCGACCTTGAACTGATGACGGTGGGCGCGCTGAAGGGCGTGTCGATCTTTGAAAGAATCAAATCGCTTGCCGGACTGCCGGCGAGCTTTGTGGCCGCGCGTCGAATACTGAAGCGATTCAAGCCCGACGTCGTGATTGGTGTCGGCGGTTACTCGTCGGGGCCGACGCTCTTGATGGCCGCGCTCTCTAGAATACCGACGATGGTAGTCGAGCCGAACGCGATGCCGGGTTTCACGAATCGGGTGCTGGCGCGTCTCGTGGACGCCGCGGCCTTGAGCTTTGCGGACGCGCAGAAGTACTTCGGGGATCGCGGGGTTGTGACCGGCAACCCGGTTCGCGTAGACTTCGCGCGGCTCGCCAAGAAAGCGAGAGGCGAGAAGTTGAACGTGTTGATTTTCGGCGGGAGCCAGGGCGCGCGCGCTATCAACAAGGCGATGATCGCAGCGCTGCCGCTGCTGGCTCCAAGAAGAGATCGGCTTGCCATCACGCATCAGACCGGCGAGCCCGACTTCGAGATCGTAAGGCGGGCGTACTCCAAGGCGGGATTTGATAGTGCCGCCGTAAAGCCGTTCATTCACGACATGGCCGATCAGTTTGCTCGCGCCGATTTGCTGGTTTGCCGGTCAGGCGCTACAACGGCGGCGGAGGTTGCGGCGGCCGGTAAAGCCGCGATCTTTGTTCCGTTTCCGTTCGCCACGGACGATCATCAGCGCAAGAACGCTGAAGCTTTTGAGCGCGCGGGCGCGGGACGGATGATTCTTCAAAAGGATCTGACGCCGGCTCGATTGGCCGAGGAGCTCAATCGACTGATCGATCAACCGGACGAAATCGATCGAATGGAAGAAACCAGCCGCGCATTGGGTCGCGCGGATTCAACGGAACGGGCGGTTGATTTGGCGATGACATTGGTTTGA